In the genome of Etheostoma cragini isolate CJK2018 chromosome 5, CSU_Ecrag_1.0, whole genome shotgun sequence, the window TCATATCATTGAAACAGTGAGATTGTCTTTTATGGGTTGTGGCCGGTCATTAGCTGTGTTAATTAGCTCATTGGACCAATTGACCTCAGACCTGGACAGCTGTGTGTCAATTCCTGTGAGGAATTAAGGACTTTATTAATAGTAAGGAATATTTTTaggtgtgtgggtctgtgtgtgagtgtttttccTCCATCTTAGTGAGTGTACAAACATccagaatacaaaaaaatcaacaccaCCGACATGGCGGGTCTGCGGGCCAAGGATCAGAGAGGGATTCATTTTCATGACCTTCAAAACCAGCTTTTTTCCCACTCCCCAATCAGTCCTGGAAATTTCagttcaattcatttcaattttatttatagaatcaattcataacaagagttatctcgagacactttacagatagagtaggtctagacaatACTCCATAAttaacaaggacccaacagttctagtccctccagagcaagcaaaaGTGCGACAAAGTAATgtacaaaatgcaaaatatacTTAATAAAAAGAACCCTAACATATATCTCCCTTTTTTATACAATAGCAGATCCAGAGTTGTACTACACTCGTGTCCACTCGTGCTTTGAATAATTCCATTATCTCATTCACCTCCTGACCTCTCTGATTTTCTCGTCATCTAACATTCATGGTCACGAACCACAAGCCCTTCTGTTATTCTGAAATAATTCTCAATAGCAAGAAGCTAACCAGGCCACGGAACTGTCAGGCCCTTTTGACCCGGGCTGCACGGTGGTCAACTTCACTTCCGGAGGTGATAGTAACTAAAACAGGCTCATTAAGGATCTCTAAGTGGCTTTTCGGTTTCTGTGTCACTCTCAGAAGAAGCTCTGGAAGTATATAAGACATGTCAGAGGCACCAAGAACGGAAGCATCGACGAGCATCTGGAACCAACACTTGAGATCTACTGTTCATGAGTGAGTTTTGATTCAGGGGATTTCTGGATATCTGTCAATCTCAGATTCTGTGGTTCGTTTTGTGTATTTGGgcatttattatttctttcccCCATCTTTCCTTCACTCTCAGCAGAAATGACTGGAGCCGCTGTGTCCACATGCCTGCTTTTTCTCTTGTCTGTATGTTCATCGTGTTACATCTCTAACTGTCCCATCGGTGGCAAAAGGTCCATCATGGATGCACCGCTGAGAAAGGTGAGAGGAAGTTGAAAAGGAAGTTACAAATTAGGATGCTGACAACTTTCTGCTCAATGCAAAACGTTTTGTTCAAATCAAAACCATTTAAATTCATATAGCGCAAAATCCCACCTCCCAGATGGTTTTAGAATCTGTACAGCATACAACACCCTCTACCTTTACACCTTTGATTTGGAAAGgaacaaaaaaggaagaaacctcagagaGCAACAACTTTCAGGATGGAATGACATGCAATAGatgttgaaaaacatttataaaaatgacaGTAAAATGACATTAAAGAAACGGTTATTGGTTACATGtcaaaattctttatttttattttatgtaataaTGCTAAATTTGGACTAAAACTCTCATGCTTAATCTGAAATATAACTTTAGAGAGCTAACGGACACATCAGATCATGATAAACATCCTCTATGTGCTCTAAACAGTGCCAAATGgcttaaaacaataataatcaatttttttctccaccagTGCATGCCGTGTGGCCCCGGGGACAGGGGCCGCTGTTTTGGCCCCAGCATCTGCTGCGGGGAGGGCATCGGCTGCCTGCTGGGCACCCCGGAAACGGTTCACTGCGTGGAGGAGAACTACCTGCTCACCGCCTGCCAGGCAGGAGGGAGACCCTGTGGATCTGAGGGAGGACGCTGCGCTGCTTCAGGGCTCTGCTGTGATGCAGGTCAGGAAGTTCTGAAGTTCAATcggacagtggtggaagaaaaaTTCAGATTCTCTTTTACATGAGTAAAAGTAGtactctgtcataataaaagtcctgcatttaaaagtaaaagtgcaaCAGTTTTATTAGCAACATTTaagtatgaaaagtaaaaagtaccCATTGTGTTGGCAAAATTGAGTTATACTGTTAAACCACTGGATTGTAGTGACTGTATTGCATTAACATGTTGTTAACTGCACTTTTATGTTGTAGTTGACTAAAATAGAGCTGATTCTAGGTAATACATATGCTATTGGGTGGTGTAGTAGACCGTAAAACAATGCAATGTATTCTGTATACTCATCATAGGTTTTTAAGAATGTTGAATTGGTAAAATAGCAGTTACTATAGCTGTCAAGAAAATGTGTAGGTGGGGGTAAAAATACAAgatttccctttgaaatgtagtggagtggagttttttttacttaggtacagtacttgagtaaatggaATTATTTAATTTCCACCCATGCATATAGGATTGATTTATGTGATGTCCAAGTATTCTTCTATTCTATTGAACAGCAAATGGGACTTTGCATTTAAGTTCTGCTACTCTATTGATTGTGAACTGTGTTGGAATCATTTGCCCTCTTGTTCTGAAAAGGTTCATGGTCCATGGACATGATATCATCTCGTAAAGTGTATGGTTGCAAAAACAATCTACCACGTTCTTAATGATAACTCCCTGTTTATTTGTCAAAATCCTTTCACAGAGAGCTGCACTACCGACCAATCGTGCCTCATcgaggaagaaggagaagacCAAACCAGCCTATTCGAAAGCAGCGACCCCGGTGACATCATCCTCAGGCTCCTGCATCTGGCCGGTCACACTTCTCCTCATCGAGTTCACCAATGAGCTGCTCCTGACACCGAGGTCTCGTGAGAAACTCTTCCGCCGCGGAGACGACATGGGACTTGTAGTTGTGGATCATGTAGTTGTATTTCTATGTTTGTCATCATTGCTCTGTACTTGCTCTTTCCCCTGGAGAGTGCCTTTgtcaatatatttttatgtatgaAAATAGGGATGAATACTGAGTGGTCATCCAGATGTCtgcatgttgaaataaagttttgagagagtgtaaattgttgtttgttgctATTTAACTGATTGAAACTTGTGAGATTTCTAAAAAGGCTGTAATGTAGACACTTTCAAACCTTCTAATTCCCTTTCTTTATCCAGTGAAGAACAAATTACCATAAAGCTTATCAGGCTGCAATGTTACAATATATTCCTCTATCACCAAATGTTCAAAGCCCACAGCCATCTTATCTTTGCAGATGTTCAGCTTTGCATAATCCTGTCACAGTCTGCTGTGGGAATCCAAAGGGTTCTCACATGACGATGTGTGTGTTATAGTTGCCAATAGTGACATAAAGATCACTGTTGCAACTATCATGGTGCTTATCTTGTATGGTAGTCACCTTTGATCCAGTCTTTGTTAACTGTAGCAGATTGACTATAAACAGGGTTTTACCAGCTGCTGCCAAAAAAATGGCACTTGTGTCGATGCTATAccttataataaaacaaaatatgataATATGCAATAGTATTTATCCATTTCAAATATGTTGCCTATTTTAGGACAggcacactgtaaaatacaacagGAAATTGTGGACTTATCTCAATTGTTAATTTGTAAAGTTTTTATCAGTTCTTtttcagaatcagctttgtttgccaggtatgaggacacatggATTTTGGCTTTGGATTgaattgctcacaatgtgcttactcatAAAAAACtaacagtatatatacacaccatGGACAGAAACAATAAAGACAGGTTAagacaatagtgcaatgaagagcGCAAAGCATGCAGGAGCAAATTATAATAACGATAGTTACtgttttaattatggagcacaGTGCAAAGTGTGCTGTATTACATGAGTATTATCTTATTTTATGAgtcttattttacaaaatgaacagaatgaacagctctgaaatagagcATGATGGATAAATAacaagtggaaccagtaaacaggtgctgatAGAGACAGTGTTGTTGGGTTATTGCTcaggaattgaacctgacactgtgagtcagaagtcagctgttcatcagagagatggcttgtggaaataaactgttcctgagtctgttggttttggcgtacagtgctctgtagtgTGATGTTTCCtggcaggttggcaccgatgatcttctctgcagtcctaactgtccgtaGTCTGCTACTGTCcgttttggtggcagatccaaaccagacagtgatggacgtgcagaggacagactggacgatggctgtgtagaagtaAATCcgcagctccttaggcaggttgagcttcctgagctggcgcaggatGTCCAGGATGATGGTGTTGCATGCCGAGCTGAAGTCCATGAACATGGTTCTCctgttgcaggatgtaatgcagtcccaagTTGAAGGCATCATCCACAGACCTGTTAGCAAGGGGACTGTGATGTCCTTTAGGTGggccaacaccagtctttcaaTGGACCTCATGACTACTGCTATCAGGGCATCAGGCCTGTTGTCATTTAGTCCAGAAATGGAGGGTTTTATGGGGACTGGGATGATTGTGGAGCAATTGAAGCAGGAGGAGATCTTCAGATAGCTCCAGTGATCTGTTGAATatctgagtgaagatgggggCCAGCTGGTCAGCACAGATAATTTGATAcacctgttgttgttgattgCAGCATTGGGTTTGAGGGTACAATACAGGAACTAACCACTTCTCATTCCCCCCATCACTGTCTGCTGTcatgtctttctctgtaaaGTACCAGCTGGAGTTTCAGGAGAACTTTGAGCCTTTCATGAAGGCCATTGGTAAGAGTTCAGATTTCTTTCATATAGTGTTTTATCCAGTAGCTTGGAACACGAGAAGTACTTGTAGTTCAAAATGGTTAGCTGACTTGTGTAACAATGCTAAATTACAACTGAATGAAAACTGGTCAGCCAAGGAAATTAAATACTTATCGTGATTGGTGGTTTGTCAACCAGCTTTTTTCTGTCTTAAGGTCTCCatgatgatgtgtttttaaattgtcagtTTAAGTGTCCCcttttttgaaagtatttttcaTTAACTATTCCTTCACAAAGTTGGAAGATGAGCAGTTTTTGAAATCAAACACTAATCTGCTATAGAACTGAATGAAAATTGTTAGCCAAGGAAATTAAATACTTACTGTGATTGTTGGTTTCTCAAccatcttttttctctcttaagGTCTCCCTGATGAACTCCTCCAGATAAGCAAAGACATTAAGAGTGTCTCTGAGATTGAGGAGAATGCTGACGGTCACCACCAGCTCAAAGGTGCTAGTATATGCCTTCCCCATTGGATAGAAGGCAGAGCTGGAGACCGCCACATGGAAGATCGCCAAGGTAAGCCAGcacactttcaaaacaaaatacatggcCGACTACAATGTATGGAAAACTATAATGTAAtgaaacagcacacatgttgttAAATCCTCCTGCACATTGTTCAAGAACTGTCCCTTATCTTGTATCATGCTTCTAAGGTGGTTGGTCAGCGTGATGTCAACAAGCTGAAGGTCTCTCCTAAGGTAATCAAGTCTGTCACAGAACTGGTGGATTGGACACATTGTCAATGTGAATAGAATAACTCAATTTCTGTCAGTTTTGCACGACTTTCTAATgactttatatttctttttcagaCTGTGTACAAGATGAGCAAACACACGTAAATGTCTGCACTtggaataaaattaaaaaggcataCCTGTAATGGTTCTTTTTTTGGACTAAAAATGTCACTGGCACCAAGCAGTAACTTAGATTTCCTGATTACAAGAAGAGCCATGAATAATGCATTGTTCAGAATTCATGTGAGtggtttattttttcacatacaaAGTGTTTAGTGTTGACCAGGCTAAAATCTTGACTGCAAGGAGTTTGAAACATGTAACCATGCTAAATCCACTTGTGTTGGAGGTGTACAAAAGCCTCTGACTTGGCACAATCTAACTGGCCTCACATTTCTTtgttcacacatgcactgcaaacctGAAATTATCTAACAGCGGTGGCGCTGTATCCGCCAACTCTGTGTATTTGGGGTTTCTGTTTCACACTCTGAAGCTCATAAGACATGTCAACGCACCAAGAACTAGAGCATCTGGAACCAACACTTTACATCTCATTACGAAAAGTGACaagctgacagaggagggaTCCTTCAGGACCGACAGCCATGCAAAAGATGTTGGAAATTGCAGCGAGCGCTAATGGAGACATTAGTTTTACGGTACAAGTCTTTTGGCCCCAGAGACAGGGGGCCTCTTCTTCAGTGATCTCATCCTCAGGCTCCTGCATCTGGCCTGTCTAACCTGGCCTTGATGAGCTCCTCCTGACACAGAGGTCTCATGAGAAACTCTTCTGCTGTGGAGATGACATGGGACTTGTAGTTTTAGTTCACATGGGAGTATAACATGTTTTTCATCACACTGTATTTGTTCTTTCTAGCCTAAACTTAACCTAAGTTGGTCCTTATCAGGGCCTGTTGCTGGATCTGGTTAACGTTTGATGcatattttattgttgtgttataATTGGAAAGGAATGAAATTCACCTGTCATGTGTAAGATTGCTGAACGTAGTAAGAATATGTCACAGCAAAAAACATGATGCACAAGGCAATCATGTGTAGAATTGTATTGCAAATAACTATCGTGCAAAGTCTGTGCTTGTAATGGCTGAAGAATCAGCAGCATCTCTACTGACAAAGCATAGAACCTGTATATTAAAACAATACTGTTGTGTGAGCTGCATCAGGCACCTTCAAACTGGACCTCAGTTTtccttttacacattttcaaacatgaaaTACTTTTGATACCATGGCTTGGTTAAACACTTGATGGCTAATATGTCAATCCGTTGCTTTCTATCTTGCGTTAGTCCAAAATTGTAACTAAATCTTGACTGAGGGTCTGGATACtcattttctggttttaaaatgGTGTGCCTTGAGGAGTGCCACTATCACACACATATTGTCTGGATAGGCCACCAGAGAAGTTATTTCAACTTGTGCTTGCTCATGACCACGCAAGCATGTTCATGTTTGATGTGGTTATCTTTTCCAAGTTGTGGTTTATTCACCGTTGCCTGTTTCCACACAATTTAAATAACATTAGTTGTATATCACACTCACTTTAGTCACATGGTCACAGAACACAGCCCTGGAAGTGACTGCAAGCAAGcaaggcacacacaaacagaccgCCACATTAGAGAGAGATGCACTGCAAGCTAGCACATCAACTTACCAATACTATCATTAGCTGACATAAAACTTAGGGAGGAAGGAACACACGTTTACCTGACTTTCTTCACTTCACTTCCAATGGTGGGTGTTTTTGGCTGGACCGCAGCGACCACCCCTAAGACCTCGAAATTCTGTTGCTCTGTCAGTGAAAAACTGAGTCGCTCTGTCACTGAGTGAGGAAGTTCTATCATCGGAGTGAGTATAGTGACGTCTGTGTTGGTGTCACCCCATTGGCCATTGCcctttaaaaatgcattggtGTGACACAGGCCTTCAATCAGATAAACCTCTTATATCTATATCCACATTATAGACACCACCGCTGTATCCCTGTAACAATTTACCACAACCATGCATATTGACCATACACGGTCCAGCCATATACCAGGTTTTGaactttcctttattgtgaTCGGATAGTTCCACTTCATCTTATTATCAAAGGTTTAAACATTGACACATGAGGGGTAGACAGGGCCCTTGCGCAATTTACAGGGGCTTAGGCAACTTGCGTAGTGATCGCATGGACCGACCAGCTTTGTTTTAAGCTCTCTCGCAGGCCATTCAGGCGCTAATAGATTCTTTTGGTATCCAAGGGGGGCCTAAGCAATTTGGTTTACTTATTTATTGGACTGGCTCAGCTCTGAGGGATTCTCACATGATGTGTGCATTGCCATTGCAACTCCAGTGACACAATATCACTGTCGCAACAGTTATGCCGGTTATCTTACCTAGTAGTCCCCTTTGATCCAATTTTTGTTAACTTTGTGTTTTAACCCACTCTTGTTCAGTTCCAAACATATTAGTTTCAAACATACACTCATTCAACACTGACTGAAATTATTGACAATGTGGTAGATTGAATAATCTTGTAATGTCTCAGTCTGCTCTGATATCTCTCTTTTGCCTCAGGAACCTTATCTAATGACCTGAGTAAAGTACCTTCATAATGAAATGTTGAGTAAAGGTCACACTTTGCAAGTTACTATGTACTGCAGAAGTTACTATGTAATGCTAAACcttaaaagaaaactgacaaaaatataataaaatatttaatcatatttttgCACTTAAAATATGTACAGCATGTCAGGACAGGAGCTCTGTGACTATAACAGGAAGTTTTGGTCGAAAACTAAATTTCTTGTTAACCTAATCCGACTTCTCTTAGAAATGTCATCTGCATTTCCCCATTTTTACTGAAATAAGGGGAAATGTTTTCTCTGATTTGCCCAAAATGTTTCCatgcaaactttaaaaagtagATTTCATGACATTCAGCTTctagagaaaaaacattttctcttaaACTACAGATTCCTTAATCACTGAAGAGGtgcacagtaaaaacaaaaatgagaaaaaaaatgctaaatatcatATCATTACATGTTGTAGATGCTTTTGAATGAGATCATTCCATTGATTTTCTATGCATCTGCAGTGGTGGATCTTGAAGTGGGCGGGGACTGCCTTAATTTGAGACACCTGTGGTTAATGATTGCAGCGCTGGAGTTTGAGGGTATAAAACAGGCAGCTAACCACTTCTAATTCCCACTGTCCCGGTCTGCAGTCATGTCTTTCTCTGGAAAATATCAGCTTGAATCTCAGGAGAACTTTGAGCCCTTCATGAAGGCCATTGGTAAGTGTTCAGCTTTCTTTCGTGACGTGTTTTAACCAGTAGCTTTGGAAATGCTTGAAACATGAgatgtatttttaattcaaaatggttAGCTGACTTGTCTAACAATGCTAAATTACAACTGAAAACTGGTCAGCCAAGGAAATTAAGTacttattgtgattttttttttttcatttccaaccagctttttttctgacttaAGGTCTCATGATGAGGTGTTTTTAAATTGGTGGTTTAAGTATTCACTTTAACTATTCCTTAAAAGTTGGAACACAAGCAGTTTGAAATTAAGCATTTAATCTGCTATATTCTATCAAAGTGAGGACTTGCCAGGCAAGGAAATGCAGCACTTCTTGTGGTTGGCTGTTTTTCAACTAGCTGCTTTTTCTGTCTTAAGGTCTCCCTGATGAACTTATCCAGAAAGGCAAAGACATTAAGAGCGTCTCTGAGATTGAGGAGAATGGTGATAGCTTCAAAGTGACGGTCACTACCGGCTCAAAGGTCCTCGTAAATACCTTCACCATTGGACAGGAGGCTGAGCTGGAGACTGTCACTGGGGAGAAGGTCAAGGTAAGCCTGCACACTAAATTCagtgtttaaaacaaatgtaactaATGTTACTAAAGCCTCTTGCACATTGTTCAAGACTTGCATAACTGTCCCTTATGCCTCATGCTCTTAAGGCTGTGGTTCAGCGTGATGGTAACAAGCTGAAGGTCTCCTTGAAGGGAATTGAGTCTGTCACAGAACTGGTGGACTCGCACACAATAGTCAATGTGAGTAACAAAGCCTGACTTCTGATTTCAGTCATTCAGTGTTAAACAATTTCTAAtgtctttggctttttttttttttttttttcagactatGACTGTGGGTGGGATTGTGTACAAGAGGACCAGCAAACGTGTGTAATGTCTGCACTTGGTAtaataaaatggcaaaaaggCACTCCTgtcttggtttttatttttttggggactTAAATGTGACTGAAAGCAACTGTTACAATGTGGGATTTTAGAGTGAGTTGGTTTAAAAGGCCCATAACACCCACACCGGTGTATAGAGATATGTGGAAAATTAGATAATTTTCAGGGGCCTGTTGAACAAAAGTATTAAGATGTCAGAATAACTGAAAGCACAGCTTAACTTGATGTCATTGGATGAGCAAGCCTGAAAATGTCTACACAGATGTAGCTGTGATAAGTGCATGGCTTGATCAAATCACGGCATCTATCGGATTTCTTTTTCACGGACAGAAAAAGCCAGTTCCTACTGTATGCAGATACTTCTGGAAGTATATTTAAAACCAATTGCTAAAGACATGGCGACCGGCAGTGTGTGCAACCATAAACTAAACTTGCTGACTGAAGCTAAGAACCAGTACAAATAAACTGTACCAATTGCCTTTAAAAGTAGGCAGACAATGTTAATCAAAATCCCCATGATCAATCATTTACCAATGCTAGAATATGATGCATAAATATCAAGACTGTTTCTCCCTTGTTCTCATAGGCAAAAACGTAAATTCCTTAACTTCCACTGCTCACTTTAAATGCAGTTGTAAATAAAGTCTCATTGGTTTCAGTCAAGAGCAGTagttaaatgtacttttttagaTGTGTCGGTCAACTTATCTGCAATGCTTGTTCTCATGAGTTTATGAAGAGTTTCCTTTCCTACATTATGCTTTACTCCCTAGTTTAAATGTAGATTAAACTAGAATCTAGAGAATTAATTTAATGCACACTTTGAACATGACTAACATTCATCTGTTCTCCCAGCAAAGTATGTCAAAACCATTGCAGTGTCGTCCCTAAtacatgaatgtacagtagACAACACTAGTACGGGTCCAGTGAATGAAGACTTATTTGGGAGTATTGTAAAATCCTAAATTAAAGGTACTTCAAATGAATCAACTACAATGTAAAGCCCTTAGTAACTGACTTAATTTAAAACCTACTTTACTGTTACTTGCAGAGTTGGAAGATAAGCAGTTTTTGAAATTCATGGTAGCCTTACTGTTACGTCACAAATTGGGAGGTGCCAGAGCCCGTCCACCATTTTGGCGTACCTAAATTCGGTAACCAGGGGCAACAGTGTACAAGCAAGcgacacagagacagacctgGTAAGACCTCGAGGAATTGTGATCATGGCGTTTAACGGAGAAATCACGAGAAAATTaagaaatggagaagaaaagTGACCTTATGGGGAGAAACTTACTACCAGCGCCAAGCAGAGGTATTTGAAGAAGCTGGCAGATATCAACAATTTTGACCCGTACAAGCTGCCTGGAACAGAGACCTAGACTCTTTACCACCTTGTGCCTACATGGAAATGGTTAAATACTTTGCTTTTGGCATCAGTTATTAAACTATGCAAGAACTCAAGAGCTTTGAATCCTTGGAAAGCTCACtttaaggtgctctaagtgatgttgggtgacgttaatTCTTGTTGGCGttagaagtaaaagaaaaaagggactAGCTTGCTCGTCCCGTCCCCTCCCCGTCCCTTCTGTGTTTCcacgcactaaccccccaccccaaatccttcttgtcgattattggctggaacgctggaacactgtttgtgtatgcttggtggtgcaggtgggcacagttcgTAGACCCTGGGTTGTCTACAGAGATCgaatgtttttacagtgtgttcaggggacaggcagctcgtggatagtgaggagatgtttgatttgtgtgacaacaaatgtagcctaaaacatgcgtgaccttgcttagagcaccttcaataaaaaaaggttgGACCCAGGACAGTTTTGCAGCTTTCAGACACACTGGTGTGTTTAGGCGCCTCTTTGTCCAAGCTCTTTTGGAAAAAACTTAAATCAATGATCATTTCAATATCAAACTTGCTTTTTCTACTGAAATTGTCCTCCACAATACTGCCCACTGTGCAAACATACGGTCTTCAGTAGCCCTGTTTACAGGATGTGTGTAGTCCACTAGATTAGTATTTAGAAAAGAGTGCAAGAGATTAAATTGTCTTTCAAATTACAAATCCGTTATCTCAGTGAACTACTTCATTACGTGTGTTATCACATGTAAAAAGCTGGCGACATCATTGGGTGGGTAATAGGGTTCAAAACTTTGCCTATTTCCAGGTTAAAGCATTACATACTGGTAATCTTTAACCTGTTCTGGCACCCAATGGAAATCATATCCATTTAACAAGAACCAACGTAGTTTCATTAAAGGACAAGTTGTACCTACATAATGAATTGTCACGCTTCCACTTGGTTTGgagtaatgaaaatgaatgagatTTTAATGAAAAGTATAACTACAAAAGTGAGTAAACAGGAAATGATGTGACTAAGTGTGTTGACTCACACCAGGGTTAACAGTAAACAAGTAGTTTTTCTTGATCTTTTGAATTACTTCCTCCGGCGGAAGAGATTCTTGACTCCCTCCTCCATGGAACTGGGTTCATGCATCATGGCCATCGGTTTGT includes:
- the oxt gene encoding oxytocin-neurophysin 1 isoform X1; protein product: MTEMTGAAVSTCLLFLLSVCSSCYISNCPIGGKRSIMDAPLRKCMPCGPGDRGRCFGPSICCGEGIGCLLGTPETVHCVEENYLLTACQAGGRPCGSEGGRCAASGLCCDAESCTTDQSCLIEEEGEDQTSLFESSDPGDIILRLLHLAGHTSPHRVHQ
- the oxt gene encoding oxytocin-neurophysin 1 isoform X2; protein product: MKMTGAAVSTCLLFLLSVCSSCYISNCPIGGKRSIMDAPLRKCMPCGPGDRGRCFGPSICCGEGIGCLLGTPETVHCVEENYLLTACQAGGRPCGSEGGRCAASGLCCDAESCTTDQSCLIEEEGEDQTSLFESSDPGDIILRLLHLAGHTSPHRVHQ
- the oxt gene encoding oxytocin-neurophysin 1 isoform X3, which gives rise to MTGAAVSTCLLFLLSVCSSCYISNCPIGGKRSIMDAPLRKCMPCGPGDRGRCFGPSICCGEGIGCLLGTPETVHCVEENYLLTACQAGGRPCGSEGGRCAASGLCCDAESCTTDQSCLIEEEGEDQTSLFESSDPGDIILRLLHLAGHTSPHRVHQ
- the LOC117944953 gene encoding fatty acid-binding protein, liver-type — protein: MSFSGKYQLESQENFEPFMKAIGLPDELIQKGKDIKSVSEIEENGDSFKVTVTTGSKVLVNTFTIGQEAELETVTGEKVKAVVQRDGNKLKVSLKGIESVTELVDSHTIVNTMTVGGIVYKRTSKRV